A stretch of Pseudochaenichthys georgianus chromosome 2, fPseGeo1.2, whole genome shotgun sequence DNA encodes these proteins:
- the LOC117460319 gene encoding ATP-dependent RNA helicase DDX3X-like codes for MSHVAVENVHGLEQQLAVLDLSGADGQGGGPNRNAFAAQRPGGYTIAPPATYGWDAGRNNFVNGYHDNRMAGANTFQHRGPPRMERGRGGIGGGYRGNRGGAFNPIIPAVQPMAFAGYENKDAGGWNTPKETYGNFGNNRGKSAFFNHTGNANRGRFDHGGFSGGGGGGGGGGGGGGGSGGGGGGGGGGNNRWVEEPREDGDWAKPTARNERLESELFSGGNTGINFEKYDDIPVEATGQNCPHHIESFQDVDMGEIVMANIALCRYTRPTPVQKYAIPIVKSKRDCMACAQTGSGKTAAFLLPILSQIFSEGPGEALNAAKASGQDNGKYGRRKHFPMSLILAPTRELALQIYDEARKFSYRSRVRPCVVYGGADIGQQIRDLERGCHMLVATPGRLVDMMERGKIGLDYCNYLVLDEADRMLDMGFEPQIRRIVEQDTMPHKGIRQTMMFSATFPKEIQILARDFLEEYIFLAVGRVGSTSENITQKVVWVEESDKRSFLLDLLSATVIPSEVQDNTGDNIEKPGKDSLTLVFVETKKGADALEDFLYREGYACTSIHGDRSQRDREEALSQFRSGKCPILVATAVAARGLDISNVKHVINFDLPSDIEEYVHRIGRTGRVGNLGLATSFFNDKNGNITKDLLDILVEAKQEVPSWLESLAYEHQHKTNTRGRSKRFSGGFGARDYRQTAAGGTAGGFGGRGGRNQAGHGGNRGFGGAGFGNFYTSDGYGGNYSHPQVDWWGN; via the exons ATGGCTGGGATGCGGGTCGCAACAACTTTGTGAACGGCTACCATGACAACCGCATGGCGGGCGCCAACACGTTTCAACACCGAGGTCCGCCTCGCATGGAGCGGGGCCGCGGTGGCATCGGAGGGGGTTACCGTGGCAACAGGGGTGGAGCCTTCAACCCCATCATCCCCGCGGTGCAACCAATGGCGTTCGCCGGCTACGAAAACAAAG ATGCAGgtggctggaacacgcccaagGAAACTTACGGCAATTTTGGCAACAACCGAGGGAAGTCTGCCTTCTTCAATCACACAGGAAACGCAAACAGAGGAAG GTTTGATCACGGTGGATTCAGTGGTGGTGGAGGAGGTGGTggaggcggaggaggaggaggtggaggaagtggtggtggtggtggtggaggaggaggaggaaacaaCCGCTGGGTGGAGGAGCCCAGAGAGGATGGAGACTGGGCCAAACCAACGGCACGAAACGAACGCCTGGAAAG CGAGTTGTTCTCCGGCGGAAACACTGGGATCAACTTTGAAAAATACGATGACATTCCTGTTGAGGCCACGGGACAGAACTGCCCTCACCACATCGAGAGT TTCCAGGATGTGGACATGGGGGAGATCGTCATGGCGAACATCGCTCTCTGTCGCTACACCAGACCCACACCTGTCCAGAAATATGCCATTCCTATTGTCAAGTCGAAGCGGGACTGCATGGCCTGCGCTCAGACag GTTCTGGAAAAACTGCAGCTTTCCTGCTGCCGATCCTCAGCCAGATCTTCAGCGAAGGACCAGGAGAAGCTCTGAACGCAGCTAAAGCATCTGGACAG GACAATGGAAAGTATGGCCGTCGTAAGCACTTCCCCATGTCACTGATTTTGGCTCCGACCAGAGAACTGGCTCTGCAGATATACGACGAAGCCAGGAAG TTCTCCTACCGCTCGAGAGTGCGTCCCTGCGTTGTGTACGGAGGCGCGGACATTGGTCAGCAGATCAGAGATCTGGAGCGAGGCTGTCACATGCTGGTCGCTACACCTGGTCGACTGGTGGATATGATGGAGAGAGGCAAGATcggactggactactgcaa CTACCTGGTCCTGGACGAGGCAGATCGTATGTTGGACATGGGATTCGAACCCCAGATCAGACGCATCGTTGAGCAGGACACCATGCCGCACAAAGGCATCCGACAAACCATGATGTTCAGCGCCACCTTCCCTAAAGAGATCCAG ATCCTCGCCAGGGACTTCCTGGAGGAGTACATCTTCCTGGCGGTGGGCCGAGTGGGCTCCACCTCGGAGAACATCACCCAGAAAGTAGTGTGGGTGGAGGAGAGCGACAAGAGGTCTTTCCTCCTGGATCTGCTCAGCGCTACAG TCATCCCCAGCGAGGTACAGGACAATACTGGAGACAACATAGAGAAACCTG GTAAGGACTCGTTGACCCTGGTGTTCGTGGAGACCAAGAAAGGTGCCGACGCTCTGGAGGACTTCCTGTATCGGGAGGGGTACGCCTGCACCAGTATCCATGGCGACCGTTCCCAGCGGGACCGAGAGGAGGCGCTGAGTCAGTTCAGATCTGGAAAATGCCCCATCCTGGTGGCCACAGCG GTGGCAGCTCGTGGTCTGGACATCTCCAATGTGAAACATGTGATCAACTTTGATCTGCCCAGCGACATCGAGGAGTACGTTCACCGTATCGGACGTACGGGACGAGTGGGAAACCTCG GATTGGCCACATCGTTCTTCAATGATAAAAATGGGAACATCACCAAGGACCTGCTGGACATCCTGGTGGAGGCGAAACAGGAAGTGCCCTCATGGCTGGAGAGCCTGGCGTATGAACATCAGCATAAGACCAACACCAGAGGACGCTCTAAGAG GTTCTCCGGTGGTTTTGGCGCTCGTGATTACCGTCAGACGGCAGCCGGAGGCACCGCCGGAGGGTTTGGAGGACGTGGAGGACGCAACCAGGCCGGACACGGAGGAAACCGCGGGTTCGGAGGAG cTGGTTTTGGAAACTTCTACACGAGTGATGGCTACGGAGGAAACTACTCGCACCCTCAAGTGGACTGGTGGGGCAACTAG